One genomic region from Sphingobacterium sp. UGAL515B_05 encodes:
- a CDS encoding DPP IV N-terminal domain-containing protein — MNTVSRVLLGASIVFLVHEVGFAQKKLDFAQSWGQKPSLTVRTNQYPGWADATAYLENDVNDGRLYQVNIKSGHRSIYTVPPKEGTVVYVENNDIFLKSTDGVAKKLTNSPDVAEQNPTLSPDGKYVAFTRKSNLYSVDVTSGKEMQYTNDGTDVIYNGWSSWVYYEEILGRPTKYKAFWWSPDSRKIAFMRFDDTKVPMFPIYSSKGQHGYLEETRYPKAGDPNPEVKVGIVHLDGGNVTWADFNEKDDQYFGQPYWAFDSKNVMVQWMNRDQTNLKFYQVDPNSGSKKEIYDERQASWINLDHDERITYLADNKYYILKSDKTGWAHYYLYKLDGTLVNPITSGEWQVTELKRIDEKNKVIYFTARKENSARFDLYRVDYSGKNLKRLTFGEYSHDVNVSPDGKYFITKYSNVSTPDRFALLDNQGKVVRQLADSKAADFASYTYGKTEYLHLKSDDGLFDLPLTITYPTDFDKSKVYPVVFSIYGGPDAGTVKDTWKGTNNQYWANEGIIQVSADHRASGHFGKQGVAYMHRNLGHWEIIDYSTIVKWLKSQPWVAKNKVLITGHSYGGYMTCLAMTKAADVFDFGIAGAPVTSWDLYDSHYTERWMDTPQDNPEGYKAGSVLTYANNYKGVLRIMHGDMDDNVHLQNTIQLVDKLTDRSVPFELMIYPGSRHGFDRSKSKYDSNERARFYYQYLLEKPLPKEFK; from the coding sequence ATGAATACGGTATCAAGAGTACTCTTAGGTGCGTCTATCGTTTTTTTAGTGCATGAGGTTGGTTTTGCACAAAAGAAATTGGATTTTGCACAGTCCTGGGGGCAAAAGCCATCGTTGACAGTTCGTACGAATCAGTATCCTGGCTGGGCGGACGCGACAGCTTATCTGGAAAATGATGTAAATGATGGTCGTTTATATCAGGTTAACATTAAATCAGGTCACAGAAGCATTTATACAGTTCCTCCTAAAGAAGGGACGGTTGTCTATGTCGAAAACAATGATATCTTCCTGAAAAGTACAGATGGTGTAGCCAAGAAGTTGACCAACTCTCCTGATGTTGCGGAACAGAATCCGACCTTATCGCCGGATGGTAAATATGTTGCCTTTACCCGCAAAAGCAATTTGTATAGCGTGGACGTGACATCGGGAAAAGAAATGCAATATACAAATGATGGTACCGACGTGATTTACAACGGTTGGTCATCTTGGGTATATTACGAGGAAATTCTTGGGCGTCCAACAAAATACAAAGCCTTTTGGTGGTCTCCGGACAGCCGTAAAATCGCCTTCATGCGTTTCGATGATACCAAGGTTCCTATGTTTCCGATCTATTCGTCCAAAGGCCAGCATGGTTACCTGGAGGAGACAAGATACCCCAAAGCCGGTGATCCAAATCCGGAAGTGAAGGTGGGTATCGTTCATCTCGATGGGGGGAACGTTACCTGGGCTGATTTCAACGAAAAAGATGATCAGTATTTTGGGCAGCCTTACTGGGCCTTTGATAGCAAAAATGTGATGGTGCAGTGGATGAACAGGGATCAGACCAATTTGAAGTTTTATCAGGTGGATCCGAATTCTGGCTCGAAAAAAGAAATCTACGATGAGCGCCAGGCTTCATGGATCAATTTGGATCACGATGAGCGTATCACCTATCTTGCGGACAACAAGTATTATATCTTAAAATCGGATAAGACTGGCTGGGCGCATTACTACCTCTATAAATTGGATGGAACATTGGTCAATCCAATTACTTCCGGCGAATGGCAGGTAACCGAATTAAAACGGATTGATGAAAAAAATAAGGTGATCTATTTTACCGCACGTAAAGAAAACTCGGCACGTTTTGATTTGTACCGCGTGGATTATTCGGGTAAAAACTTAAAACGTTTGACTTTCGGCGAATACTCACACGATGTCAATGTATCGCCTGATGGCAAGTACTTTATTACCAAATACTCCAATGTGAGTACACCCGATCGGTTTGCTTTGTTGGATAACCAAGGTAAAGTCGTCCGTCAGTTAGCAGATAGTAAAGCGGCTGATTTTGCTTCCTATACCTACGGTAAAACCGAATACTTACATCTTAAATCAGATGACGGTTTGTTCGATCTTCCATTGACAATTACTTACCCGACAGATTTCGATAAATCAAAAGTTTACCCTGTTGTTTTCAGTATCTATGGCGGTCCAGATGCTGGAACGGTAAAAGATACCTGGAAAGGAACGAATAATCAATATTGGGCTAATGAAGGAATCATTCAAGTCTCTGCAGATCACCGGGCATCTGGTCATTTTGGTAAACAAGGTGTTGCTTATATGCACCGCAATCTTGGCCACTGGGAGATTATTGATTATTCAACGATTGTTAAATGGTTAAAATCTCAACCTTGGGTAGCTAAAAACAAAGTGCTTATCACCGGGCATAGCTACGGAGGTTATATGACTTGTTTAGCGATGACGAAGGCTGCAGATGTATTTGATTTCGGTATTGCGGGTGCACCCGTAACCTCATGGGATCTGTACGATAGTCATTATACTGAAAGATGGATGGATACGCCTCAAGACAATCCTGAAGGCTATAAAGCGGGTTCTGTGTTGACCTATGCAAATAACTATAAAGGCGTTTTGCGTATTATGCATGGCGATATGGATGATAATGTTCATTTACAGAATACAATCCAACTTGTCGATAAATTGACAGATCGAAGTGTTCCTTTTGAGTTGATGATCTATCCGGGAAGCCGTCATGGATTTGACCGTTCGAAAAGTAAATATGATTCTAATGAGCGTGCACGTTTCTACTACCAATACTTATTGGAGAAGCCGCTTCCCAAAGAATTTAAATAG
- a CDS encoding beta-carotene 15,15'-monooxygenase: MIQFLKESTFAVNEVFNKSWELLKRHYFSVAGLCFLLFVTSGLSNYLATTISDFNVVLSGFMAFFFMVMYFGLNMTLFKYILSLIDGNHDKKLIQCIPSSKELVYFFGAMLSIMVLSIALLMILGAVSLPFLYLFENGDNRMELMSNFTMFVVFVAAILTFILIIRVAFYPFFIIDKHAGTLRSLRFSFALTKGNVFKLLLILAVFAFFQLLQMYFNYLEYYIIFIILNLVSSFLVVPLASIVVSVAYRSMMADYHGGEDPKILNNIF, translated from the coding sequence ATGATTCAATTCCTAAAGGAAAGTACTTTTGCCGTTAATGAGGTTTTTAATAAGTCATGGGAGCTGCTGAAAAGACATTATTTTTCAGTGGCAGGGCTTTGTTTTTTATTGTTCGTGACCTCCGGACTCTCCAATTATCTTGCGACTACCATCAGTGATTTCAATGTGGTGTTGAGTGGTTTCATGGCGTTTTTTTTCATGGTGATGTATTTCGGATTGAATATGACTTTATTTAAGTATATCTTAAGTCTGATTGATGGAAATCATGATAAGAAACTGATTCAATGTATTCCCAGCTCAAAGGAGCTTGTCTATTTTTTTGGTGCCATGTTAAGTATAATGGTGCTCTCCATAGCACTGCTGATGATTTTAGGAGCCGTTTCTTTACCATTCCTTTATCTATTTGAAAATGGTGACAATCGGATGGAGCTGATGAGTAACTTTACGATGTTTGTTGTTTTTGTCGCGGCAATATTGACTTTCATCTTGATTATTAGAGTGGCATTTTATCCATTTTTCATTATCGATAAACACGCGGGCACATTGAGGTCATTACGATTCAGTTTTGCACTGACAAAGGGCAATGTATTCAAACTATTATTGATTTTGGCTGTATTTGCTTTTTTCCAGTTATTACAGATGTATTTTAATTATTTAGAATATTACATAATTTTTATTATTTTGAACCTCGTGAGTTCTTTCTTGGTGGTACCTTTGGCTAGTATTGTTGTTTCGGTCGCTTACCGATCCATGATGGCGGATTACCATGGGGGAGAGGATCCAAAGATTTTAAATAATATATTTTAA
- a CDS encoding 1-deoxy-D-xylulose-5-phosphate reductoisomerase, with protein MSKKGIAILGATGSIGTQALDVIRAFPTKFKAIVLTCGSNATLLVKQALEFKPKAVVVTDSLQYSYVQDALKGHDIAVLLGEAGLVEVVQYEEVDVVLNAIVGSAGLKPTVKAIQSKKDIALANKETLVVAGELIMALVKEYGVRMLPVDSEHSAIFQCLAGEEHNPIEKIYITASGGPFRGKKRADLLAVTKAEALKHPNWSMGAKITIDSASLMNKGLEVIEAKWLFNLSIDQVDVIVHPQSIVHSLVQFQDGSMKAQMGVPDMKLPIQYALTFPARFENSFERFNFMDYPTLSFEKADMETFRNLALAYESLRAGGNRSCVLNAANEVVVDAFLKDQVGFLEMSDIIEQTLDKVEFITTPTLDDYLETDRVARLITKEIIKD; from the coding sequence TTGAGTAAAAAAGGAATTGCCATTTTAGGGGCAACGGGAAGTATAGGTACACAAGCCTTGGATGTGATTCGAGCCTTTCCTACTAAATTTAAAGCAATCGTTCTGACCTGTGGTAGCAATGCCACATTGTTGGTTAAACAGGCCTTGGAGTTTAAGCCCAAGGCGGTTGTCGTAACAGATTCCCTTCAGTATAGTTATGTGCAGGATGCTTTAAAAGGACATGATATTGCTGTTCTTTTGGGGGAAGCTGGACTGGTTGAAGTGGTGCAGTACGAAGAAGTAGATGTTGTTTTGAATGCGATCGTTGGATCTGCGGGATTAAAACCTACTGTTAAAGCGATTCAATCGAAAAAAGATATTGCGCTGGCCAATAAGGAGACGCTGGTTGTCGCCGGTGAGCTGATTATGGCTTTGGTGAAAGAATATGGTGTACGCATGCTTCCTGTCGATTCGGAGCATTCGGCGATCTTCCAGTGTTTGGCTGGCGAGGAGCATAATCCAATCGAGAAAATATATATCACAGCTTCCGGTGGACCCTTTCGTGGTAAAAAGAGAGCAGATCTTCTCGCAGTGACCAAGGCTGAAGCCTTGAAACATCCCAATTGGTCGATGGGTGCCAAAATTACGATTGACTCAGCTTCCTTGATGAATAAAGGGCTAGAAGTGATTGAAGCAAAATGGCTCTTCAATCTGTCAATAGATCAGGTCGATGTGATTGTACATCCCCAGTCTATTGTACATTCGCTGGTTCAGTTTCAGGATGGATCCATGAAGGCCCAAATGGGGGTTCCTGATATGAAATTGCCGATCCAATATGCACTGACCTTTCCGGCACGTTTTGAAAACAGTTTTGAGCGATTTAATTTCATGGACTATCCAACGCTCAGTTTTGAAAAAGCAGACATGGAAACTTTTCGGAATTTGGCACTTGCTTATGAGAGCCTTCGTGCCGGCGGAAATAGAAGCTGTGTATTAAATGCAGCCAATGAAGTTGTTGTGGATGCCTTCCTGAAAGATCAAGTTGGTTTTTTGGAGATGAGTGATATTATTGAACAGACATTAGATAAAGTAGAATTCATTACGACACCGACGCTGGATGATTATCTGGAGACGGATCGTGTCGCAAGATTAATAACGAAGGAAATAATCAAAGATTAA
- the rseP gene encoding RIP metalloprotease RseP has product MGVLIMVGQVILGLSILIVLHELGHFLAARAFGIKVEKFYLFFDAWGVKLFKFNYKGCEYGIGWLPLGGYVKIAGMIDESMDTEQLKGEPQPWEFRSKPAWQRLIVMLGGIIVNIVVGVVVFWMLTFKMGNTDIKMDQLVNGIVPGSIGESIGLKAGDKVISIDGHRIENYSELISSKVLMGGVALTVERNGATTEVKVPADLLNTLSDKKGEKFIEPRVKTTSVAEVSPGSAASKMGFVKGDSIIAVNGVQVPFFDEFKAQIKANINKAVAIKVVRKGDEVSLQGNVPADAMLGIGINRDYSIKSFTTQYSLMEAFPIGAKKAFTVITDNAKGFGKIFKGEVRADKALSGPIGIATLFGTEVDWIRFWSLVGMLSMALAFMNLLPIPALDGGHVLFLLVEMIQGKPLSEKFLEKAQMVGFFILLALMVFIFGNDIFKLFK; this is encoded by the coding sequence ATGGGTGTTTTAATTATGGTCGGACAAGTGATTTTAGGCTTGTCAATTTTAATTGTTCTACATGAGTTAGGACATTTCTTAGCAGCGCGTGCATTTGGTATCAAGGTGGAAAAATTTTATCTGTTCTTTGATGCCTGGGGAGTGAAATTATTTAAATTCAATTATAAAGGATGTGAATATGGTATTGGCTGGTTGCCTTTAGGTGGTTATGTCAAGATTGCGGGTATGATCGATGAATCGATGGATACCGAGCAATTAAAGGGTGAGCCACAACCTTGGGAATTTAGATCAAAACCAGCTTGGCAACGTTTAATCGTTATGCTTGGGGGGATTATTGTCAATATTGTGGTCGGCGTTGTTGTTTTTTGGATGCTGACTTTTAAAATGGGCAATACAGATATCAAAATGGATCAGCTGGTAAACGGTATTGTTCCGGGATCCATTGGTGAATCCATCGGTTTGAAAGCTGGTGATAAAGTGATTTCAATAGACGGTCACCGTATCGAAAATTACTCGGAGTTGATCAGTTCTAAAGTATTGATGGGCGGAGTGGCGCTTACAGTTGAACGCAACGGTGCAACAACAGAAGTAAAAGTTCCGGCCGATTTATTGAATACGCTTTCAGATAAGAAAGGGGAAAAGTTTATCGAGCCACGTGTTAAAACAACAAGTGTTGCTGAAGTATCACCTGGGTCGGCAGCAAGTAAAATGGGTTTTGTGAAAGGCGATAGCATTATTGCAGTGAATGGGGTACAGGTTCCTTTCTTCGACGAGTTTAAAGCACAAATAAAAGCGAATATTAATAAAGCTGTAGCAATTAAAGTCGTACGCAAAGGTGATGAAGTTTCCTTGCAAGGCAATGTTCCTGCGGATGCCATGCTGGGAATAGGCATTAACCGTGATTATTCCATCAAATCTTTTACAACGCAATATAGCTTGATGGAGGCATTTCCAATCGGCGCTAAAAAAGCTTTCACCGTGATTACCGACAACGCCAAAGGATTTGGCAAGATTTTCAAAGGGGAGGTACGTGCCGATAAAGCATTATCTGGCCCAATTGGAATTGCTACCTTGTTCGGCACAGAAGTGGACTGGATCCGTTTTTGGTCCTTAGTAGGGATGTTGTCTATGGCATTGGCATTTATGAACCTATTGCCTATTCCAGCTTTGGATGGCGGTCACGTATTGTTCTTGTTGGTTGAAATGATACAAGGCAAACCATTGAGCGAAAAATTCCTGGAGAAAGCACAAATGGTCGGTTTCTTTATTTTATTGGCTTTAATGGTCTTTATATTCGGAAACGATATTTTTAAGCTATTTAAATAA
- a CDS encoding YwbE family protein, which translates to MDGRNRADVKPGMLVNIILKKDQRTGNLTEGIVKDLLTSSSYHSRGIKVRLTDGQVGRVAEIIEDDF; encoded by the coding sequence ATGGATGGAAGAAATAGAGCAGATGTAAAGCCAGGTATGTTGGTGAATATAATCTTAAAAAAGGACCAACGTACAGGAAATTTAACAGAAGGCATAGTGAAAGACTTGCTGACATCATCCTCATATCATTCGAGGGGAATTAAAGTCAGGTTGACGGATGGCCAAGTAGGAAGAGTGGCTGAAATTATTGAAGATGATTTTTAA
- a CDS encoding response regulator, with product MDTKNKCTVVYADDALIHHVLMRAMAQSHLLDLVYCASNGRDLIDYLDENEHELPEICILDLHMPVLNGIETAKIIRERFPSIRIFGLTSSSDENERMELRDAGAEEIFSKEQMPLLMKQLAPSI from the coding sequence ATGGATACCAAAAATAAATGTACGGTTGTCTACGCAGATGATGCGCTGATTCATCATGTGTTGATGCGAGCTATGGCTCAATCTCATTTATTGGATTTGGTTTATTGTGCTTCCAATGGTAGGGATTTAATCGACTACCTCGATGAAAACGAGCACGAACTTCCTGAAATATGTATATTAGATCTGCATATGCCTGTATTAAACGGGATAGAAACGGCAAAAATCATACGGGAGCGGTTTCCCTCTATTCGAATATTTGGGCTGACATCAAGTAGTGATGAGAATGAACGGATGGAATTGCGGGACGCTGGGGCAGAAGAGATCTTTTCGAAAGAACAGATGCCACTATTAATGAAACAACTTGCTCCTAGCATATAG
- a CDS encoding DUF6965 family protein — MTPEELQHYFQSKDLPESLEIQQDMQVFDVQRFLSTSFIHVGLWKKDLNKCPSWIRLLKFKDALENKEEA, encoded by the coding sequence ATGACTCCAGAAGAATTACAACACTATTTTCAATCCAAAGACTTGCCTGAATCGTTAGAAATACAGCAAGATATGCAGGTCTTCGACGTACAACGTTTCTTGAGCACAAGTTTTATCCATGTTGGATTATGGAAAAAAGATCTAAACAAATGTCCATCCTGGATTAGACTTCTTAAATTCAAGGATGCTTTAGAAAATAAAGAAGAGGCCTAA
- a CDS encoding efflux transporter outer membrane subunit encodes MKNIKKYLSGISIIISLLGLMNACKIGKDYVQPKLKLPENFRGDTLDYFGDTSSMGLIHWKSFFHDPTLKLLIDSALANNFEMKTALLNLQISNRVLAQNKANYLPSVNATIANGNRTWRSKDFGSGPLTKYYDHKGEKAPQNMFVYQSMFGSDINFSWEIDIWKKIGSKQEQLLAEYLDTQEAKNAIQTSIITAVAKGYFNLLMLDAKIEVAKRNVQLNDSTLRMIKLQYEAGEITALAIQQTQSQRLLAASLVPEIEKEIVIQENALQTLTGKLPDSIKRGTSYEHLFAESKDISLGSPIEIVRNRPDIRSSEFQLMAANANANIQQAMRYPSLTVGGVLGVNSMLPKNWFNIPGALLGGITGNLTTPIFKNKTLKTQYEVAKLERDKAEIQLQQKVVEAVAEVSNAVVTVDKQREQLSLAKERVDNAHLAVKNAGLLFKSGYATYLEVITAQSNALNSDLDLVELRQQHLDAFVDLYRALGGGWR; translated from the coding sequence ATGAAAAACATAAAAAAATACCTTTCGGGAATATCGATCATCATTAGTCTCTTAGGTCTGATGAATGCCTGTAAGATTGGCAAAGATTATGTGCAGCCCAAACTCAAACTTCCCGAAAACTTTCGCGGCGATACATTGGACTACTTTGGAGATACCTCCAGTATGGGACTGATCCATTGGAAATCCTTCTTTCACGATCCTACCTTGAAACTACTGATTGATTCTGCCTTGGCCAATAATTTTGAGATGAAAACTGCACTACTCAACCTGCAGATTTCAAATCGGGTTTTAGCGCAGAACAAAGCCAATTATCTGCCGAGTGTCAATGCGACAATTGCCAATGGAAACCGCACCTGGCGATCGAAAGACTTCGGCAGTGGTCCGCTGACCAAATATTACGATCATAAAGGTGAAAAGGCACCGCAAAATATGTTTGTCTATCAATCTATGTTTGGTTCCGATATTAATTTTAGCTGGGAAATAGATATCTGGAAGAAAATAGGAAGTAAACAAGAACAACTTTTAGCCGAATATTTGGATACACAGGAGGCAAAAAATGCGATACAGACCTCTATCATAACTGCTGTCGCAAAAGGTTACTTCAATCTTTTGATGCTCGATGCCAAGATTGAGGTTGCCAAACGTAACGTCCAATTAAACGACAGTACGCTGCGCATGATCAAGCTTCAATATGAAGCGGGTGAGATCACCGCCTTGGCGATCCAACAAACACAATCACAGCGTCTATTGGCGGCCTCCCTCGTTCCCGAAATCGAAAAGGAAATTGTCATCCAGGAAAATGCGCTACAGACACTGACCGGAAAATTACCCGATAGCATCAAAAGAGGCACTTCTTACGAGCATCTCTTCGCTGAAAGCAAAGACATCTCCTTAGGTTCCCCAATCGAAATTGTGCGCAATAGACCAGATATCCGATCATCTGAATTTCAATTGATGGCAGCCAATGCAAATGCCAATATCCAACAGGCCATGCGTTACCCTTCATTGACCGTAGGCGGCGTATTGGGGGTAAATAGTATGCTCCCCAAAAATTGGTTCAATATACCAGGGGCATTGCTCGGTGGAATAACCGGGAATTTGACCACACCTATTTTCAAAAACAAAACCTTGAAAACACAGTATGAGGTCGCTAAATTGGAACGTGATAAAGCCGAAATCCAATTGCAACAAAAGGTCGTGGAAGCCGTAGCCGAAGTCTCTAATGCAGTGGTCACGGTCGACAAGCAACGGGAGCAATTGTCTTTGGCCAAAGAAAGAGTCGATAATGCACATCTTGCCGTTAAAAATGCGGGTTTACTCTTTAAAAGTGGTTACGCCACATATTTAGAGGTGATTACCGCGCAAAGCAATGCCCTAAACAGTGACCTCGATCTCGTCGAGTTAAGGCAACAGCATTTAGATGCATTTGTGGATCTGTACCGGGCACTCGGAGGAGGTTGGAGATAA
- a CDS encoding efflux RND transporter permease subunit: MLKTFINRPVLATVVSIILVILGLVGLKLLPVSRFPEIAPPSVLVSLSYPGANAETVAKSVLLPIEEAINGVEDMTYIKSSASNSGSGSVSVYFKTGTNPDIASVNVQTRISKAISSIPAEVNEAGITVMPRQTGVIMTINLYSDHQDSAYDETFLQAYAQINLMRPLLRVDGVAQVSRLGARDYAMRLWLNPEKLALYNLVPQDVTNAIKDQNFEIAPGKFGETSDEAFETVIRHKGRFTTPEEFQSIVIKTNSDGSVLYLKDVARVEFGATNLSSDNKVNGHPGLTLNLTQTSGSNAHDIDIAVRKVLEEQSKTFPKGIHYEVTYSVRDQIDESINQVEHTLFEAFILVFIIVFIFLQDFRSTLIPAIAIPVSLVGTFFFLQLFGFSLNVLTMFALVLAIGIVVDDAIVVVEAIHEKMHSTGMKPRAATLSTMSEITGAILSITMVMAAVFLPVGFMEGPAGIFYRQFAYTLATAILISALNALTLSPALCALLLKAPQQHTNQKNGKINQFKDRFFKAFNTSFDRLTARYVSIVEILIKNKKIAWAGLILITALGIVFMIKTPKSFIPTEDDGFITYNIALPPGASLSRTTEVLHRADSILKKRQDINGMTTVSGFNALDGSSSPAFAAGYITLKPHAKREHIKNINAFMDTIRNDLSQINEATFTVFPRPTVQGFGDFAGIEMVLQDRMGGDIRDFNTIADTFINQLNTLPEIRSAYTSFKSNFPQYEVNIDAVKAKSLGVEIKDLMSTIRSYFARVQASDFNRFGRQYRVYVQSDFDFRKDPESFNSIFVRNSKGEMVPINTILTLEKTVGPETITRYNLYNAIAVNITPAEGYSTDDAMQAIQKLADNKLPGNYGFEWTGMSYEESQSGSQTILIFALSILFVYFLLSAQYESYILPWAVLLSIPVGLIGVFSVINLVGLQNNIYVQVGLIMLIGLLAKNAILIVEFAVQERKNGKSIVEAAISGSKLRLRPILMTSLAFVAGLVPLMWTVGPSAIGNHSISFSAAGGMLFGVAFGIFIIPVLFVVFKSLDEKLHDKLAKEEEE, from the coding sequence ATGCTAAAAACATTTATAAATAGGCCTGTATTAGCCACGGTGGTTTCCATTATCCTGGTAATCTTGGGCTTAGTGGGGCTAAAACTGCTGCCTGTTTCGCGCTTTCCGGAAATTGCACCACCAAGTGTGCTTGTTTCTCTAAGTTACCCGGGAGCAAATGCCGAAACTGTAGCAAAAAGTGTTTTGCTACCTATCGAAGAAGCCATCAATGGTGTAGAGGATATGACCTATATCAAGTCGTCGGCCTCCAATTCAGGATCGGGAAGTGTGTCGGTCTATTTTAAGACCGGTACAAATCCTGATATTGCCTCGGTCAATGTACAGACACGGATTTCCAAAGCAATCAGTTCCATTCCGGCAGAAGTAAATGAGGCCGGAATCACGGTCATGCCACGGCAAACGGGTGTCATTATGACCATCAATCTCTACTCCGATCACCAGGATAGTGCCTACGACGAAACCTTTCTCCAGGCTTATGCACAGATTAACCTGATGCGGCCTTTGCTGCGTGTTGATGGCGTAGCCCAGGTTTCCCGTTTGGGAGCACGGGATTATGCGATGCGACTTTGGTTGAACCCCGAAAAACTAGCCCTGTATAACCTCGTCCCGCAAGATGTAACCAACGCTATAAAAGATCAAAACTTTGAGATTGCCCCCGGTAAATTTGGAGAAACCTCAGATGAAGCTTTCGAAACAGTGATCCGTCATAAAGGGCGTTTCACCACACCGGAGGAATTCCAGAGTATTGTCATCAAAACCAACAGCGACGGTTCAGTGCTCTATTTAAAAGATGTGGCACGCGTCGAATTCGGCGCCACCAATCTAAGCAGCGACAATAAGGTAAATGGACATCCCGGTCTTACACTCAACTTAACACAAACCAGTGGTTCCAACGCCCATGATATTGATATTGCCGTCAGAAAGGTTCTCGAAGAACAATCCAAAACATTTCCAAAAGGCATACACTACGAGGTGACCTACTCGGTACGTGACCAGATCGATGAATCGATCAACCAGGTTGAGCACACCCTTTTTGAAGCCTTTATCCTGGTATTTATTATTGTCTTTATCTTCCTGCAAGATTTTAGATCCACCTTGATCCCTGCAATTGCAATCCCTGTTTCATTGGTGGGAACCTTCTTTTTTCTGCAGCTTTTTGGATTTTCGCTCAATGTCCTGACGATGTTCGCCCTGGTGTTGGCTATTGGAATCGTAGTGGACGACGCCATTGTCGTCGTCGAGGCCATCCACGAAAAAATGCACAGCACAGGAATGAAACCCAGAGCCGCTACATTATCGACGATGTCCGAAATTACGGGTGCTATCCTGTCCATAACCATGGTCATGGCGGCTGTATTTTTGCCTGTAGGATTTATGGAAGGGCCAGCAGGTATCTTTTATCGCCAGTTTGCTTACACCCTTGCAACAGCGATTCTGATTTCAGCGCTCAATGCCTTGACTTTAAGTCCAGCCCTATGTGCGCTACTCCTGAAAGCCCCGCAACAGCATACCAATCAAAAAAACGGCAAAATCAATCAATTTAAAGATCGCTTCTTCAAAGCATTCAATACCTCTTTTGATCGACTGACTGCCCGATATGTCTCGATTGTAGAAATACTGATCAAGAATAAGAAAATAGCCTGGGCAGGTTTAATTTTAATTACAGCACTTGGCATAGTGTTTATGATTAAAACACCCAAAAGTTTTATTCCGACAGAAGATGATGGATTTATCACATACAACATTGCCCTCCCTCCCGGCGCTTCATTGAGCCGAACAACTGAGGTTCTTCATCGTGCCGATAGTATTTTGAAGAAAAGACAGGACATCAATGGAATGACAACTGTTTCTGGTTTTAATGCCCTGGACGGAAGTTCAAGCCCGGCATTTGCCGCCGGTTACATTACCTTAAAACCACATGCCAAACGCGAGCACATCAAAAATATCAATGCGTTTATGGATACCATCAGAAATGATCTATCCCAGATTAATGAAGCAACGTTTACAGTATTCCCCCGCCCTACCGTACAGGGTTTTGGCGACTTTGCCGGAATTGAAATGGTTCTTCAGGATCGAATGGGTGGTGACATTCGGGACTTTAACACCATTGCAGATACCTTTATTAACCAACTCAATACCTTACCGGAAATACGAAGTGCTTACACAAGTTTTAAATCAAACTTCCCTCAGTACGAGGTAAATATCGATGCCGTAAAGGCAAAATCTCTGGGAGTTGAGATCAAAGATCTCATGTCCACAATCCGATCTTATTTTGCACGTGTACAGGCGAGCGATTTTAATCGGTTTGGTCGCCAATACCGGGTTTATGTCCAATCAGATTTCGACTTCCGCAAAGATCCCGAATCCTTCAATTCAATTTTTGTGCGCAACAGTAAAGGCGAAATGGTGCCTATTAACACCATATTGACCTTAGAAAAGACGGTGGGTCCAGAAACCATTACGCGTTACAATCTATACAATGCAATTGCAGTAAATATTACACCCGCGGAAGGCTATAGTACGGATGATGCCATGCAGGCTATCCAAAAATTGGCCGACAACAAACTTCCGGGGAATTACGGTTTTGAATGGACGGGCATGAGTTATGAAGAAAGTCAATCCGGTTCACAGACCATCTTGATTTTTGCACTTAGTATCCTATTCGTCTACTTCCTGCTTTCCGCTCAATATGAAAGCTACATTCTTCCTTGGGCCGTGCTATTATCTATACCAGTAGGACTGATCGGCGTATTTTCTGTGATCAACCTTGTGGGACTTCAAAACAACATCTACGTGCAGGTGGGGCTTATTATGCTCATTGGCTTATTGGCCAAAAACGCTATTCTGATCGTCGAATTCGCCGTCCAGGAGCGTAAAAACGGAAAAAGTATCGTCGAAGCAGCCATTAGCGGCTCCAAACTGAGATTACGGCCAATCTTGATGACCAGTTTAGCCTTTGTTGCGGGCCTGGTGCCCTTGATGTGGACGGTTGGCCCGTCGGCGATCGGTAACCATTCGATCAGTTTCAGCGCTGCCGGCGGCATGCTCTTTGGTGTAGCCTTCGGCATCTTTATCATCCCTGTACTCTTTGTCGTATTCAAAAGCCTGGATGAAAAACTACATGATAAACTAGCTAAAGAAGAGGAAGAATAA